A single Paenibacillus kribbensis DNA region contains:
- a CDS encoding YajQ family cyclic di-GMP-binding protein produces MASENSFDIVSKMDMQELTNAVHQTEREIETRFDFKGSKSSLKLEKEALTIASEDEYKLNAVIDILQSKMVKRGLSLKNVEFGKLEPASLGSVRQRLTLKQGIDQDNAKKINILIRDSKLKVKSQIQGDQIRVTGKSRDDLQAIIQLLRKADLPLELQFTNMK; encoded by the coding sequence ATGGCTTCAGAAAATTCATTTGATATCGTCTCCAAAATGGATATGCAGGAGTTAACGAATGCAGTTCATCAGACGGAGCGTGAAATTGAAACACGGTTTGATTTTAAGGGGAGTAAAAGCAGCCTAAAGCTTGAGAAAGAAGCTCTTACGATTGCATCAGAAGACGAATACAAGCTGAATGCGGTGATTGATATTTTACAATCCAAAATGGTCAAGCGAGGATTGTCTCTTAAAAATGTGGAGTTTGGCAAGCTGGAACCAGCTTCTTTAGGTTCAGTACGCCAGCGCCTTACGCTCAAGCAGGGGATTGATCAGGATAATGCCAAAAAAATCAACATTCTTATTCGGGACTCCAAGCTAAAAGTGAAAAGCCAGATTCAAGGTGATCAAATTCGCGTAACCGGAAAAAGCAGGGATGATTTACAGGCGATCATTCAATTGCTGCGTAAAGCTGATTTGCCATTGGAGCTCCAATTTACGAATATGAAATAA
- the sleB gene encoding spore cortex-lytic enzyme, with product MKKTMVWICTGILVASAITYTGLLKIGSAQQQAKQLNTQQKVQVAQPSQPTFSSEAINFGSYGQDVYELQSRLKLLGFFGAQVDSQFGNSTLKAVKGFQKEFGMTPDGVVGAKTKLKLVNATPHWKPTETPLHRKNQGSTQGQTAANDDQNDETMGSANTMGLSENDLKIMANAVYGESRGEPFEGQVAVAAVILNRVKSPSFPNTPSGVIFQPGAFTAVADGQIWLTPNETAQKAVRQALNGWDPSGGCLYYFNPKTATSKWIWSRPQVKTIGEHIFCM from the coding sequence ATGAAAAAGACAATGGTCTGGATTTGCACGGGTATTCTCGTAGCCTCGGCTATTACGTACACAGGGCTTTTAAAAATTGGCTCTGCACAGCAGCAAGCAAAACAGCTGAATACGCAACAGAAAGTACAAGTGGCGCAGCCTTCCCAGCCGACATTCAGCTCAGAAGCGATTAATTTTGGTTCTTACGGTCAGGATGTATATGAGTTGCAATCACGATTGAAGCTGCTCGGTTTTTTCGGCGCGCAGGTGGACAGTCAGTTTGGCAACAGCACGTTAAAGGCTGTCAAAGGATTTCAAAAGGAATTTGGCATGACACCGGATGGAGTGGTCGGAGCGAAAACAAAGCTGAAGCTGGTCAACGCTACTCCTCACTGGAAACCGACAGAAACTCCTTTGCACCGTAAAAATCAAGGCTCCACACAAGGACAGACAGCGGCCAATGATGATCAAAATGATGAAACGATGGGATCGGCCAACACGATGGGGCTATCTGAAAATGATCTTAAAATTATGGCCAATGCGGTCTATGGTGAATCCCGTGGCGAGCCGTTTGAAGGCCAAGTTGCCGTAGCGGCAGTTATTTTAAACCGGGTCAAATCCCCCAGTTTTCCAAACACACCGTCTGGGGTAATTTTTCAACCTGGAGCCTTTACGGCTGTAGCTGATGGTCAAATCTGGCTCACGCCGAATGAAACTGCACAGAAAGCAGTGCGCCAGGCATTGAACGGCTGGGACCCAAGCGGAGGTTGTCTCTATTATTTTAATCCGAAAACAGCCACCTCCAAATGGATTTGGAGCCGTCCGCAAGTGAAGACGATTGGTGAGCATATTTTCTGCATGTAA
- a CDS encoding DUF3243 domain-containing protein has protein sequence MSTVVKDFDVWKKFLGQRVEQAEKLGISQDTISELAYEIGDFLDEKVDPANHSNRALKELWGVADESERHTIARLMVKLAKSST, from the coding sequence ATGTCAACAGTCGTTAAGGATTTTGATGTTTGGAAAAAGTTCCTCGGTCAGCGTGTAGAGCAAGCGGAGAAGCTGGGCATTAGTCAGGACACCATTTCAGAGCTTGCTTATGAAATCGGTGATTTTCTGGATGAAAAGGTCGACCCAGCCAACCATTCCAACCGTGCACTGAAGGAACTGTGGGGAGTTGCCGATGAAAGTGAGCGTCACACCATCGCCCGGCTAATGGTCAAATTAGCCAAAAGCAGCACATAA
- a CDS encoding DUF3388 domain-containing protein has protein sequence MTEEMKQWYMEYKIHKNRPGLLGDIASMLGVLGVNILTINGVEGERRGMLLETDDDEKIRILGDTLKKASNITVTALRAPRLVDILAVRHGRYIDRDSDDRKTFRFTRDELGLLVDFLGEVLKRDGNQVIGLRGMPRVGKTESIIASSVCAMKRWTFVSSTLLRQTVRSQLSEEEMNPNNVFIIDGIVSTIRSNERHYHLLQEIMSMPSTKVIEHPDVFVRESGYSFDDFNIIIELRNNPAEEIIYDTFTASYTEEL, from the coding sequence GTGACGGAGGAAATGAAACAGTGGTACATGGAGTACAAGATACATAAAAATCGGCCCGGACTGTTGGGGGACATTGCTTCCATGCTTGGTGTTCTGGGGGTTAATATATTAACGATCAATGGTGTTGAAGGCGAAAGACGGGGAATGTTGCTGGAAACGGATGACGATGAGAAAATACGCATTCTCGGAGATACGTTGAAAAAGGCCAGCAACATTACTGTCACGGCCTTGCGTGCTCCGAGACTGGTCGATATATTGGCAGTAAGACATGGTCGTTACATTGACCGGGATTCGGACGATCGTAAAACATTTCGCTTTACTCGCGATGAGCTTGGGTTGCTGGTCGATTTTTTGGGTGAAGTATTAAAGAGGGACGGCAATCAGGTCATTGGCCTTCGCGGAATGCCACGTGTAGGTAAAACGGAATCTATTATTGCCAGTAGCGTATGCGCCATGAAGCGCTGGACTTTTGTATCCTCGACGCTTCTGCGTCAGACGGTGCGCAGTCAGCTTTCCGAGGAGGAAATGAACCCGAACAACGTGTTTATTATTGACGGGATTGTGAGTACAATTCGATCCAATGAAAGACACTATCACTTGCTTCAGGAAATTATGAGCATGCCAAGCACCAAAGTGATTGAGCATCCTGACGTATTTGTGCGTGAATCGGGATACAGCTTTGACGATTTTAATATTATTATTGAACTTCGCAATAATCCGGCTGAGGAAATTATCTATGATACCTTTACAGCCAGTTATACAGAAGAGCTTTAA
- the recA gene encoding recombinase RecA, translating into MSDRRAALDMALRQIEKQFGKGSIMKLGESTHMQVETIPSGSIALDIALGTGGFPRGRIIEVYGPESSGKTTVALHAIAEVQKTGGQAAFIDAEHALDPSYASKLGVNIDELLLSQPDTGEQALEIAEALVRSGAVDIIVIDSVAALVPKAEIEGEMGDSHVGLQARLMSQALRKLSGAINKSKTIAIFINQLREKVGVMFGNPETTPGGRALKFYSTVRLDVRRVESLKMGNDIVGNRTRIKVVKNKVAPPFRQAEVDIMYGEGISKEGSLIDIGTEHDIVDKSGAWYSYEGERLGQGRENAKQFLKENPNIASTIEQKIRLASNLITTVAPPTEEELAQEAKEEQELLELE; encoded by the coding sequence TTGTCAGATCGTCGTGCTGCGCTGGATATGGCGCTCCGTCAAATAGAAAAGCAATTCGGTAAAGGTTCCATTATGAAGTTGGGTGAGTCCACTCACATGCAGGTGGAAACGATTCCCAGTGGTTCGATTGCTTTGGATATTGCGTTAGGAACGGGTGGCTTTCCAAGAGGCCGGATTATTGAAGTATATGGACCGGAATCATCCGGTAAAACGACAGTAGCTCTTCATGCTATCGCAGAGGTGCAAAAAACAGGCGGACAAGCCGCCTTTATCGATGCCGAGCATGCGCTTGATCCGTCGTATGCGAGCAAGCTGGGCGTCAATATTGATGAGTTGTTACTATCGCAGCCAGATACAGGAGAGCAGGCACTTGAGATTGCCGAGGCTCTTGTGCGTAGTGGAGCAGTAGACATTATTGTCATTGACTCTGTAGCGGCACTTGTACCGAAGGCAGAAATTGAAGGTGAAATGGGGGATTCCCACGTTGGTCTTCAAGCGCGCTTGATGTCGCAGGCATTGCGCAAGCTGTCTGGAGCCATTAATAAATCGAAAACCATTGCTATCTTTATTAACCAGTTGCGTGAAAAAGTAGGTGTTATGTTCGGCAACCCTGAAACTACACCAGGTGGACGTGCATTGAAGTTTTACTCAACGGTACGCCTGGATGTTCGCCGTGTTGAAAGCTTGAAAATGGGGAACGACATCGTGGGTAACCGCACACGTATTAAAGTCGTGAAAAATAAAGTGGCTCCTCCTTTCCGTCAGGCCGAAGTGGACATTATGTACGGTGAGGGCATTTCCAAAGAAGGTAGCTTGATCGACATCGGTACGGAGCATGATATTGTCGACAAGAGCGGAGCCTGGTATTCTTACGAAGGTGAGCGCCTTGGTCAGGGACGCGAGAATGCGAAGCAATTTTTGAAGGAAAATCCGAACATTGCTAGTACAATCGAGCAAAAAATTCGGTTGGCCAGTAATTTAATTACGACAGTTGCGCCACCGACAGAAGAAGAGTTGGCACAGGAAGCCAAGGAAGAACAGGAATTGCTAGAGCTTGAATAA
- the pgsA gene encoding CDP-diacylglycerol--glycerol-3-phosphate 3-phosphatidyltransferase, whose translation MNLPNRITITRICLIPVMMLALLVDFDFYPPPIEIGAFKLPYNQLIAAIIFLIAASTDGLDGYLARKNNMVTNLGKLLDPLADKLLVTAILVSLVEMGKIDSWIVVVIVSREFAVTGLRQIALLDGSVVAASNWGKLKTIIQIVAIVALLINNFPFVFLGIPFDLIAMWAAALVTIYSGIDYFVKNIHLLSSSKV comes from the coding sequence GTGAATTTACCCAACAGAATTACAATTACGCGGATTTGCCTAATTCCGGTGATGATGCTGGCTTTGCTGGTGGACTTTGATTTTTATCCGCCGCCGATTGAGATCGGAGCTTTCAAGTTGCCGTACAATCAGCTGATTGCGGCTATTATTTTCCTCATAGCAGCCAGCACAGATGGTCTTGACGGATATTTGGCCCGCAAAAATAACATGGTCACCAATTTGGGCAAGCTGTTGGACCCCCTTGCTGATAAGCTTTTGGTAACCGCTATTTTGGTTTCTTTGGTGGAAATGGGCAAGATTGATTCGTGGATTGTCGTTGTGATTGTTAGCCGTGAGTTCGCGGTTACGGGTCTGCGCCAGATTGCCTTGCTGGACGGTTCAGTGGTCGCTGCAAGCAATTGGGGCAAATTAAAGACGATCATTCAGATTGTTGCTATTGTAGCGCTGCTCATTAATAATTTCCCATTTGTTTTTCTGGGTATTCCATTCGATTTAATAGCGATGTGGGCGGCTGCGCTGGTTACTATTTATTCGGGTATAGATTACTTTGTGAAGAATATTCATTTGCTGAGTTCCTCCAAAGTTTAA
- a CDS encoding helix-turn-helix domain-containing protein, with the protein MSELGQQLKEARLQKGLSLDDVQEMTKIRKRYLEAIETGDYKVLPGSFYVRAFIKTYAETVGLNPDEILEGHQSNVPEPEPEAVMEPVTQKRSSRPATIGSLKWLPTALMWLFLVLIVGVIYAYWVSNNHSAPKTAENTTPVTTPSSSAPDTTKGGTTPQPQDTTPAQPDNNSQTTTPNGGGGQTTDTGQTGQTQPGGTGTVTPDGTSPDNSQQPNTTAPQQGVTVAQDGKQGKTTIFKVSSATGATVKVDIKATGESWLEVYKGQNSRGEKLSYGMTKSGDAMSFDIGPEGLYIKSGRSSATDISVAGQPITDNKSTTRVLIQQGEPSSTGTSAGVTGSPTDSTTGSNTDSAQSGADSTTTNGE; encoded by the coding sequence ATGTCAGAACTGGGTCAGCAATTAAAGGAGGCCCGGCTGCAAAAAGGATTGAGCCTTGACGATGTTCAGGAAATGACGAAGATACGCAAACGTTATCTGGAAGCCATTGAGACGGGCGATTACAAAGTGCTGCCGGGAAGCTTTTATGTCAGAGCTTTTATTAAAACATACGCCGAAACGGTCGGTTTAAATCCCGATGAGATTTTGGAAGGACATCAAAGCAATGTACCTGAACCTGAACCGGAAGCGGTCATGGAGCCTGTCACACAGAAACGCTCTAGCCGTCCCGCTACAATTGGGAGTCTCAAATGGTTGCCTACTGCGTTAATGTGGCTTTTTCTAGTTCTCATTGTTGGGGTTATTTATGCTTATTGGGTGAGCAACAATCATTCAGCTCCAAAAACAGCAGAAAACACAACACCGGTCACAACACCAAGCTCGTCTGCTCCTGATACTACCAAGGGTGGAACTACGCCGCAACCACAGGACACAACACCAGCCCAACCGGATAATAACAGCCAAACGACGACTCCTAACGGTGGTGGAGGGCAAACCACTGATACAGGACAAACGGGACAGACTCAGCCAGGTGGTACGGGAACTGTTACTCCTGATGGAACTTCACCTGACAATAGCCAGCAGCCGAATACAACTGCGCCACAACAAGGTGTAACTGTGGCACAGGACGGCAAGCAAGGCAAAACAACGATTTTCAAAGTCTCCAGTGCGACTGGGGCCACGGTCAAGGTTGATATTAAAGCAACGGGTGAAAGCTGGCTTGAGGTATACAAGGGACAAAACTCCCGTGGTGAAAAGCTGAGCTATGGTATGACTAAAAGCGGGGATGCCATGTCCTTTGATATTGGTCCGGAAGGCTTATATATCAAATCAGGACGATCTTCTGCCACAGACATTTCTGTAGCTGGCCAGCCGATAACCGATAACAAATCGACTACTCGTGTACTGATACAGCAAGGAGAACCTTCTTCTACCGGAACAAGTGCCGGGGTGACGGGTTCACCTACAGATTCGACGACAGGCAGTAATACGGATTCTGCGCAAAGCGGTGCAGACTCTACAACTACGAACGGCGAATAA
- the yfmH gene encoding EF-P 5-aminopentanol modification-associated protein YfmH: protein MERIVYEHLQETLYYEVMDNGLHVYVLPKPGFQKTYATFATKYGSVDNHFRVEGQQPIKVPDGIAHFLEHKMFEEPEGDIFATFSSNGASANAFTSFDQTVYLFSATERIQENLTTLVNFVQHPYFTDENVEKEKGIIGQEINMYGDNPDWRSYFGLIEALYKVHPVHIDIAGTVESISTITKETLYSCYEAFYHPSNMILFVVGGVDPTEVIELVRNNQAKKDYKPQGEIERIFDEEPATVAEPRREVKLAVSLPKLLFGFKEAKVGLTGDELLRHDLETKLMLDLLFGSSTQLYQKLYDEDLISDSFGHEYNSTPQYAFSAIGGDTKDPDRLLARIREEVESVQKQGFAAEHFERARKKKIGGYLRTLNSPENIAHEFTRHRFRGSDFFQLLPIYESITLEDVNRRLKDHIQWDQLAISLVVSP, encoded by the coding sequence GTGGAGCGCATCGTTTATGAGCATCTGCAGGAAACGTTGTACTATGAAGTGATGGATAACGGCTTGCACGTCTATGTGTTGCCCAAACCGGGTTTTCAGAAGACATACGCCACATTTGCAACAAAATATGGCTCAGTCGATAATCATTTCCGTGTGGAAGGTCAACAACCGATCAAGGTACCGGATGGGATCGCCCATTTTTTGGAGCATAAAATGTTTGAAGAGCCTGAGGGGGATATCTTTGCTACCTTTTCTTCGAATGGGGCATCTGCAAACGCATTTACGAGCTTTGATCAGACCGTATATCTGTTTTCTGCAACCGAACGCATTCAGGAAAACTTGACTACCCTTGTGAATTTTGTGCAGCATCCTTACTTTACGGATGAAAATGTAGAGAAGGAAAAAGGCATTATCGGCCAGGAAATCAATATGTATGGGGATAACCCGGACTGGCGGAGCTACTTTGGTCTGATTGAAGCGCTATACAAAGTCCATCCGGTGCACATTGACATTGCAGGTACGGTCGAATCCATCAGCACGATTACAAAGGAAACGCTGTATAGCTGCTATGAAGCTTTTTATCACCCGAGCAACATGATTCTTTTTGTGGTCGGCGGGGTGGACCCGACTGAAGTAATAGAACTGGTGCGTAATAATCAGGCGAAAAAGGACTATAAGCCGCAGGGAGAGATCGAGCGGATTTTTGATGAGGAGCCTGCCACGGTTGCAGAACCGCGCCGTGAGGTGAAGCTGGCGGTCTCTCTGCCGAAGCTGCTGTTCGGATTCAAGGAGGCCAAGGTAGGTCTGACGGGTGATGAATTGCTCCGTCATGATCTGGAAACCAAGCTGATGCTTGATCTTCTTTTTGGCTCCAGCACACAGCTGTATCAAAAGCTTTACGATGAGGATTTGATTTCGGACAGCTTTGGTCATGAGTATAACTCTACGCCACAGTATGCCTTCTCTGCCATCGGTGGGGATACCAAAGACCCGGATCGATTGCTGGCGCGAATACGTGAAGAGGTAGAGTCTGTTCAGAAGCAGGGCTTTGCGGCAGAGCATTTTGAAAGAGCCCGTAAAAAGAAAATCGGCGGTTACTTGCGTACTCTCAACTCACCCGAAAATATTGCGCACGAATTTACAAGGCATCGCTTTCGGGGCAGTGATTTCTTCCAACTGTTGCCGATCTATGAAAGCATTACACTAGAGGATGTAAATCGGCGTCTGAAAGATCATATCCAGTGGGATCAATTAGCAATATCTTTGGTGGTGAGTCCATAA
- a CDS encoding competence/damage-inducible protein A → MKAEIIAVGTELLLGQIVNTNAQYLSQELAAIGIDVYFQTVVGDNMDRLQEAVRLAQKRADIILFSGGLGPTQDDLTKDAIAAVLGRKLHIDRLAMDKLEQFFRNRGVVMTENNRRQALSIEGATPLENETGLAIGDAIAQDGKFYVVLPGPPKELKPMFENQAKPWLLQQALSGKEMPIYSKMLKFAGIGESALETRLLDLIQSQTDPTIAPYAKEGEVTIRISTKAASESEALIKLTATEAEIQQRLSEHMYASEDVTLEKVIVDLMSKRGLTVSAAESCTGGMLMEHITAVPGSSVMFQGGIVCYSNEMKMKLLNVPYDYLEGDHAPGAVSKEVALVLAEQARIVMDSDFGLSVTGVAGPGFSERKPVGLVYIGIAERDKETEVYELNLSGNREAIRLRSVKAILYRLWRRLMENEKLSS, encoded by the coding sequence ATGAAGGCTGAAATCATCGCAGTAGGAACAGAATTATTGCTTGGACAAATCGTGAATACAAATGCTCAATATTTGTCACAAGAGTTGGCCGCAATCGGAATTGATGTATATTTTCAGACCGTAGTTGGCGATAACATGGATCGGCTTCAGGAAGCGGTACGACTGGCTCAGAAGCGTGCAGATATTATTTTGTTTTCCGGTGGTCTAGGACCAACTCAGGATGATTTGACGAAAGATGCGATAGCTGCTGTACTGGGGCGGAAATTGCATATAGATCGTCTTGCCATGGACAAGCTCGAACAGTTTTTCCGCAACCGTGGGGTAGTAATGACCGAGAATAACCGCCGTCAGGCGCTGTCTATTGAAGGGGCTACCCCGCTTGAAAACGAGACCGGATTGGCTATAGGGGACGCCATTGCACAGGATGGTAAATTTTATGTGGTTTTACCTGGTCCTCCTAAGGAACTTAAACCGATGTTTGAAAATCAAGCGAAGCCTTGGCTGCTTCAGCAGGCATTGAGCGGTAAGGAAATGCCGATTTATTCGAAAATGCTAAAATTTGCAGGGATTGGTGAGTCCGCACTGGAAACCCGGCTTCTAGATCTGATTCAGTCTCAGACGGACCCGACTATTGCTCCTTATGCCAAGGAAGGGGAAGTCACGATCCGCATATCCACCAAGGCTGCGAGTGAAAGTGAAGCGTTAATCAAGCTGACGGCTACCGAAGCAGAAATTCAACAACGTCTTTCCGAACATATGTATGCAAGCGAGGATGTTACGCTGGAGAAGGTCATCGTGGATCTAATGTCCAAGCGGGGGCTAACGGTTAGTGCTGCGGAAAGCTGCACAGGCGGGATGCTGATGGAACACATTACTGCCGTACCGGGGAGTTCTGTTATGTTTCAAGGTGGCATTGTGTGTTATTCCAATGAAATGAAGATGAAGCTGCTCAACGTTCCTTATGATTATTTGGAAGGGGATCATGCGCCCGGCGCAGTGAGTAAGGAAGTGGCCCTTGTGCTTGCAGAGCAGGCAAGAATAGTCATGGACAGCGATTTCGGACTTTCAGTTACAGGTGTGGCCGGACCTGGATTTTCCGAACGCAAGCCTGTAGGCCTGGTATACATCGGTATCGCTGAACGCGACAAGGAAACGGAAGTATATGAGCTGAATCTGAGTGGAAACCGTGAAGCAATCCGCCTGCGATCTGTCAAAGCAATCCTATACAGATTGTGGCGCAGATTGATGGAGAACGAGAAGCTCTCTTCATGA
- the yfmF gene encoding EF-P 5-aminopentanol modification-associated protein YfmF, with protein sequence MNKTGFERGTRRQLRIHVLPTKRFKTFAISLYVGTPLREETVTRVGLTPFVLRRGTESYPQTTQFREQLEQLYGAGFGFDVYKRGDYQIVQFRMDTINDSFVNSSDSLLDRSFAFLGEVLTKPALEKGAFQTGYVQQERENVRKKLESIVNDKMRYAAERCMEEMCKDEPYRLHPLGQRSDLESIDAQGLYQAYGQWLNHASMDLYVVGDTTLDEVEKYVDRYFQLNRSAETEYVPEQPKSVERDVQTIVERLDVNQGKLNMGLRTPITYGDDRYASALMYNGILGGYPHSKLFVNVREKESLAYYASSRYDGHKGIGTIQSGIEIPNYEKAVTIIRKQLEDTQNGAITELEMTQTQAMIRNLLKEMQDSAFEMIAYDFNRQLSGKERTVDELLSQVEAVKVQDVQDAARTFRLDTIYFLRDQKGE encoded by the coding sequence TTGAACAAAACAGGTTTCGAGCGTGGCACGCGCAGGCAATTAAGAATTCATGTGCTGCCGACCAAACGCTTTAAGACGTTTGCCATATCATTGTATGTAGGTACTCCACTACGAGAGGAAACCGTAACCCGAGTGGGACTGACACCATTCGTACTGCGGCGGGGAACAGAATCATATCCGCAGACTACACAATTCAGAGAACAATTGGAGCAATTGTATGGGGCGGGCTTTGGATTCGATGTTTATAAGCGCGGAGATTATCAGATCGTGCAATTTCGCATGGATACGATCAATGACAGCTTTGTAAACAGCTCGGACAGCTTGCTGGATCGTTCGTTTGCTTTTCTCGGAGAAGTGTTAACAAAACCAGCTCTGGAAAAAGGTGCTTTTCAAACTGGATATGTTCAGCAGGAACGAGAAAATGTTCGCAAGAAGCTGGAATCTATAGTTAACGATAAAATGCGTTATGCCGCAGAGCGCTGCATGGAGGAAATGTGTAAAGATGAGCCTTATCGTCTGCATCCCCTCGGCCAACGCTCCGATTTGGAAAGCATAGATGCACAGGGATTATATCAGGCTTATGGACAATGGCTAAATCATGCCAGCATGGATTTATACGTTGTCGGGGATACAACGCTGGATGAAGTTGAGAAGTATGTTGATCGTTATTTTCAGTTAAACCGTTCAGCGGAAACAGAGTATGTTCCCGAACAGCCCAAGTCGGTGGAGCGTGATGTTCAAACGATAGTAGAGCGTCTTGATGTGAATCAGGGTAAGCTGAATATGGGCCTGCGTACTCCCATTACGTATGGCGATGATCGTTATGCTTCTGCGCTGATGTACAATGGAATTTTGGGCGGATATCCGCATTCCAAGCTGTTCGTCAATGTGCGTGAGAAGGAAAGCCTGGCCTATTACGCCTCATCGCGGTATGACGGTCATAAGGGCATTGGCACGATTCAATCCGGTATTGAAATTCCCAATTACGAAAAAGCGGTCACTATTATTCGCAAGCAATTGGAAGATACGCAAAATGGAGCGATTACCGAGCTGGAAATGACCCAAACGCAGGCGATGATTCGCAACTTGCTAAAGGAAATGCAGGATTCCGCTTTTGAAATGATTGCCTACGATTTTAACAGACAGCTTTCCGGCAAAGAGCGGACGGTAGATGAGCTGCTGAGCCAGGTGGAGGCTGTCAAGGTGCAGGATGTTCAGGATGCCGCCCGGACGTTCCGACTGGACACTATTTATTTCTTGAGAGACCAGAAGGGGGAATAG
- the ymfI gene encoding elongation factor P 5-aminopentanone reductase — MSREREPITTKNGALKAIGDTTVLITGASGGIGAAIAERFASVGMNVVIHYMKSHEKANEVARRCMVYSGKVMTVSADLRSKEQIERMREKLENHGMRPDILVNNAGLSHYGLLSDVSEEEWDEVMAVNVKGTFLCSQAFMPHMISQRYGRIVNVSSVWGICGASCEVLYSTTKGGINAFTKALAQEVAPSGVTVNAVAPGAVDTSMLDHLDEGEITSLEEAIPAGRLARPDEISSLVYFLALPESGYINGQVISPNGGWVT; from the coding sequence ATGTCCAGGGAGAGGGAACCGATAACCACCAAAAACGGTGCATTAAAAGCCATTGGCGATACGACCGTACTGATTACAGGAGCGAGTGGGGGGATTGGGGCGGCGATTGCCGAGCGGTTTGCATCTGTAGGGATGAATGTAGTCATCCACTACATGAAGTCCCATGAAAAAGCGAATGAGGTTGCCCGTCGTTGTATGGTTTATTCAGGCAAGGTGATGACCGTGTCTGCGGATCTGCGCAGCAAGGAGCAGATTGAGCGTATGCGGGAAAAGCTTGAAAATCACGGAATGAGGCCGGATATTCTAGTGAATAATGCTGGATTATCTCATTATGGACTGCTATCGGATGTATCGGAAGAGGAATGGGACGAAGTGATGGCCGTCAACGTTAAGGGAACCTTTTTGTGCTCGCAGGCTTTTATGCCCCATATGATTTCTCAACGCTATGGCCGCATTGTAAATGTGTCATCCGTGTGGGGGATATGTGGTGCTTCATGCGAGGTGCTGTACTCCACCACCAAAGGAGGCATTAACGCTTTCACGAAAGCGCTGGCTCAAGAGGTTGCACCTTCCGGTGTGACGGTAAATGCTGTAGCTCCGGGCGCGGTGGATACATCGATGCTGGATCATTTGGATGAGGGGGAAATTACCAGTTTGGAAGAAGCGATTCCTGCCGGGCGATTGGCTCGGCCTGATGAAATTTCGTCCCTGGTATATTTTCTCGCACTTCCTGAGTCAGGCTATATTAACGGTCAGGTCATAAGTCCTAATGGGGGATGGGTAACTTAA